The Herminiimonas arsenitoxidans genome window below encodes:
- a CDS encoding OmpA family protein — translation MKLRPHTIALAISMLFAGPSTWADTEVNGKRVDNGRIDLYAVPPPTEVQPAIAYPMPSGVTREEATAMRNRAAQIPAAPAEMNKSLQEAKGLSLFVSGKADLTASAKASIEALAEEIRARKGAISGMRIAVVGHTDNQRLSPNAKRIFTDNQGLSEARALAVTAYLKQLLNNPAITYSIAGNGESKPIASNATPEGMARNRRVELQVWFDAAAPVAAAVPKAAACSPQAVGSPDAPFRITIDGVPVDGIAANEADGQRCTDVALERADIQVRYDSLAIAPTMNIWATPNAAVKGEPVEFRAWSNYIPWIKKAELRLFRAGQKTQEKPFEILPVSWSGVTNWTVPANTKDDQVFYLLRVYDAQGRFDETSLKSLNLLNHAMPANEDKDKIERERLTGYGENSLALRNIPVTGGTVTVNGSHLKQDQRIEALGLELPIDAQGKFAMKQIMPAGPQFVEVTLKEADGSANTFRRNLNIAADDWFYLALGDLTVGKNQVAGPIKLVTGDTDHYDNKVYVDGRAAFYLKGKVKGEYLLTASADTREGPFKDLFSNFSSKDPKYLLRSIDPNLYYPVYGDDSTTVDDAPTQGKFFVKLQKGDSHVMWGNFQTTWTGTELMQYSRGLYGAQLRHRSENATTYGEKQTQIDAFLADPGTLSSREEFRGTGGSLYYLRHLDITQGSERIWVEVRDKDSGMVIERRELAPAQDYEINYLQGRILLQSPLSATGGSAGLIMTSAVGGNPVYLVTTYEYAPGVTAINNLSTGFRGSQWLNDHVQLGISSYHQGEDGTSQTLKGIDGTLRYKPGTWVKFEAARSQGPGSGAQTSIDGGFGFNTLNSGGIQSAGAQRVEAAVDLAEVTESMKGKFSSYVQNRDRGYSAPGQIGVSGEAIKQHGVAADVEVVVGTRVLVKADQRNGDLQDSKNLEVAVRQTVNPEWDVAVGARMDDRSNVVANASPLLSQTGSRTDAQVRVAYKPVRVGGKPGEKENWEAYGFVQATVEHDATRDANNRAGVGGALQVSERVKLLAEVSDGNMGLGGKVGADYRLSDRSNAYLTYAMETESPDIAWRGRQGTLVSGASTRVSDQLRVFGEGRASNGAGPQSLTQAFGMDWAPNDRWNWGAKAEFGTVSDPLAGDLERRALGGSVGYKKDGLKYGGNLEWRHDDGNVSGKRTTWLMRNTLGYQVDPAWRILSKLNISRSSNNQGAFIDGNYREFVLASAYRPVDNDRWNTLFKYTNLNNVPTNGQLTPSGLTADYAQRSQVFAIDTIYDLFPWLSIGGKYAFRIGELKTPVAGGEWFSSRADLWVLRADFHLVKEWDALVEFRNLRATEAQDAKAGALVGLYRHFDKGIKAGVGYNFTNYSDDLTDLSYRSRGFFVNVLATY, via the coding sequence AGCCTGTTTGTTTCTGGCAAGGCAGATTTAACGGCATCGGCCAAGGCATCGATAGAAGCATTGGCAGAAGAAATCCGTGCAAGAAAAGGTGCGATCTCCGGCATGCGTATTGCCGTGGTTGGTCATACCGATAATCAACGCTTGTCGCCAAATGCAAAACGTATCTTCACTGACAATCAAGGTTTGTCGGAAGCACGTGCACTGGCTGTCACTGCCTATCTGAAACAGTTGCTGAATAATCCTGCGATCACTTATTCGATAGCAGGCAATGGTGAAAGCAAGCCGATTGCATCGAATGCTACGCCGGAGGGCATGGCGCGTAACCGTCGTGTCGAACTGCAAGTATGGTTTGACGCTGCGGCACCGGTGGCTGCTGCTGTGCCGAAAGCAGCAGCTTGCTCACCGCAGGCAGTTGGATCGCCGGATGCGCCTTTCCGCATCACCATCGATGGTGTGCCTGTCGATGGCATTGCAGCAAATGAGGCAGATGGTCAGCGTTGTACTGACGTTGCTTTGGAACGCGCAGACATCCAGGTTCGTTACGACAGCCTGGCGATTGCGCCAACGATGAATATCTGGGCAACGCCTAACGCAGCAGTGAAGGGTGAGCCGGTAGAGTTCCGTGCATGGTCTAACTACATTCCATGGATCAAGAAGGCGGAATTACGTTTATTCCGCGCTGGACAGAAGACACAGGAAAAACCGTTTGAAATCCTGCCAGTGTCATGGAGCGGTGTGACGAATTGGACCGTGCCTGCGAACACGAAGGATGATCAAGTCTTTTATCTATTGCGTGTGTATGACGCGCAAGGTCGTTTCGATGAGACTAGTTTGAAATCGCTCAATCTGCTGAACCATGCAATGCCGGCGAATGAAGACAAGGACAAGATAGAACGTGAACGTTTGACCGGTTATGGCGAGAACAGCCTGGCACTGCGCAATATTCCAGTGACTGGTGGCACCGTGACCGTCAATGGCAGTCATTTGAAGCAGGATCAACGTATCGAAGCGTTGGGACTGGAACTGCCTATCGATGCGCAAGGCAAGTTTGCGATGAAACAAATCATGCCGGCCGGTCCGCAGTTTGTGGAAGTGACGCTGAAAGAAGCAGATGGTAGTGCCAATACCTTCCGTCGCAATCTGAACATTGCAGCCGACGACTGGTTCTATCTGGCCTTGGGTGATCTGACGGTCGGCAAGAATCAGGTGGCAGGGCCGATTAAATTGGTAACCGGCGATACCGATCATTACGACAATAAGGTTTATGTCGATGGCCGTGCAGCGTTTTACCTGAAGGGCAAAGTAAAGGGCGAGTATCTGCTGACAGCTTCTGCCGATACGCGCGAAGGGCCGTTCAAGGATTTGTTCTCGAACTTCTCCAGCAAGGATCCTAAGTATCTATTGCGCAGCATCGATCCGAACTTGTATTACCCGGTGTATGGCGATGACAGTACAACCGTGGATGATGCACCTACGCAAGGCAAGTTCTTCGTCAAATTGCAAAAAGGCGATTCGCATGTGATGTGGGGTAACTTCCAGACTACATGGACAGGAACCGAGCTAATGCAATATTCGCGTGGTCTGTACGGTGCGCAACTGCGTCATCGTTCAGAAAACGCAACGACCTATGGTGAGAAGCAGACGCAGATCGATGCTTTCCTCGCTGATCCAGGCACGCTGTCTTCTCGCGAAGAATTCCGCGGCACTGGTGGCTCCTTGTATTACCTGCGTCATCTGGATATCACGCAAGGCTCGGAGCGTATCTGGGTTGAAGTGCGCGACAAGGATTCCGGCATGGTGATCGAACGTCGCGAGCTGGCACCAGCGCAGGACTACGAGATCAATTACCTGCAAGGTCGCATTCTGTTGCAATCGCCTTTGTCGGCAACGGGCGGCAGCGCCGGATTGATCATGACATCTGCTGTTGGCGGTAATCCGGTCTATCTGGTGACGACGTATGAATATGCACCGGGTGTCACAGCAATCAATAATTTGTCGACTGGCTTCCGTGGCAGTCAATGGCTCAATGATCATGTGCAGCTAGGTATCAGCAGTTATCACCAAGGTGAAGATGGCACCAGCCAAACACTGAAAGGTATAGATGGCACCTTGCGTTATAAACCGGGCACCTGGGTAAAGTTCGAGGCAGCGCGTTCGCAAGGTCCAGGCAGCGGTGCACAAACATCGATCGATGGCGGTTTCGGTTTCAACACCTTGAACAGCGGCGGGATACAAAGCGCCGGGGCACAAAGGGTAGAAGCTGCAGTTGATCTGGCAGAAGTCACTGAGAGCATGAAAGGGAAATTTTCTTCCTATGTGCAAAACAGAGATAGAGGCTATTCCGCACCCGGTCAGATCGGTGTCAGTGGCGAAGCGATCAAACAGCATGGTGTAGCCGCCGATGTTGAAGTCGTGGTCGGTACACGTGTATTGGTCAAGGCAGATCAGCGCAATGGCGATTTGCAGGATAGTAAAAATCTGGAAGTCGCAGTGCGTCAAACCGTCAATCCGGAATGGGATGTGGCAGTCGGTGCGCGTATGGATGACCGTAGCAATGTCGTTGCCAATGCCAGTCCTCTGTTGTCGCAAACCGGTTCACGTACTGATGCGCAAGTGCGCGTTGCTTATAAACCAGTTCGTGTGGGCGGTAAGCCTGGTGAAAAAGAAAACTGGGAAGCCTACGGTTTTGTACAAGCGACCGTGGAACATGATGCAACACGTGATGCAAATAACCGTGCCGGCGTTGGTGGTGCCTTGCAGGTGAGTGAGCGCGTCAAGTTGCTGGCTGAAGTATCGGACGGCAATATGGGGTTGGGCGGCAAGGTCGGTGCCGATTATCGTTTATCGGATCGCAGCAATGCTTACCTGACCTATGCGATGGAAACTGAAAGTCCTGATATCGCATGGCGCGGTCGTCAGGGAACCTTGGTGTCCGGTGCCAGCACGCGTGTGTCGGATCAGTTACGTGTCTTCGGCGAAGGTCGTGCAAGTAACGGTGCCGGCCCGCAAAGTTTGACGCAGGCTTTCGGTATGGATTGGGCGCCTAACGATAGATGGAACTGGGGCGCGAAAGCAGAGTTCGGCACAGTCTCTGATCCATTAGCTGGCGATCTGGAGCGTCGGGCTCTGGGTGGTTCAGTCGGCTACAAAAAAGACGGCTTGAAGTACGGCGGTAATCTGGAATGGCGTCATGATGATGGCAACGTCTCCGGCAAACGCACGACCTGGTTGATGCGTAATACTTTGGGTTATCAGGTAGATCCGGCATGGCGTATCTTGAGCAAACTGAATATTTCTCGCTCAAGCAATAACCAGGGTGCATTCATCGATGGCAATTATCGTGAATTCGTACTGGCCAGTGCTTATCGTCCGGTTGATAACGATCGCTGGAACACATTATTCAAATACACCAATTTGAATAACGTGCCGACTAACGGCCAATTGACACCATCCGGTCTGACGGCAGATTATGCACAGCGTAGTCAGGTGTTTGCGATCGATACGATTTACGATTTATTCCCCTGGTTATCGATAGGCGGTAAATACGCATTCCGTATTGGCGAATTGAAAACGCCGGTAGCTGGTGGCGAATGGTTCTCCAGTCGTGCTGATCTGTGGGTGCTGCGTGCCGACTTCCATCTGGTCAAGGAATGGGATGCACTGGTTGAATTCCGTAATCTGCGTGCAACGGAAGCACAGGATGCCAAGGCCGGTGCCTTGGTCGGACTCTATCGTCACTTCGACAAAGGCATCAAGGCAGGTGTCGGATACAACTTCACCAATTACTCGGATGACTTGACTGATTTGTCGTATCGTAGTCGTGGCTTCTTTGTGAACGTACTGGCAACCTACTAA
- a CDS encoding outer membrane beta-barrel protein, producing MFIYPLAAALFLIASATVYAEEKNSRHFYLGIDAASGKAREKSHPAGFRVTSETGRVTGGRLFAGYQFDEKIGLELGMVRSSNYKQSATNGFASYDAVVETKNYDLVLVYKLTDYLPGFFLTGGMSYKTARTTAAVRVPVLSISTNVSEEKSSSNFLIGAGYEANISGSLDGRINYARYGEENFLTFGVKYRFE from the coding sequence ATGTTCATATATCCGCTTGCCGCTGCTCTGTTTTTAATCGCCTCCGCAACTGTTTACGCAGAAGAAAAAAATAGCCGACATTTCTATTTAGGGATTGATGCTGCCAGTGGGAAAGCACGTGAGAAATCACATCCTGCCGGTTTCAGGGTTACATCAGAGACAGGCCGAGTAACGGGCGGTCGCTTGTTTGCAGGTTATCAGTTCGACGAAAAGATAGGCCTTGAATTAGGCATGGTCCGCAGCAGCAACTACAAGCAAAGTGCGACCAATGGTTTTGCTTCATACGATGCGGTGGTGGAAACGAAAAATTATGATCTGGTCCTGGTCTATAAATTAACGGACTATCTGCCGGGTTTCTTTTTAACCGGAGGTATGTCGTATAAAACTGCCCGTACGACAGCGGCAGTGCGTGTGCCGGTCTTGTCAATATCGACCAATGTCAGTGAAGAAAAATCTAGCTCCAATTTTTTAATCGGTGCTGGCTATGAAGCGAACATATCCGGATCACTTGATGGACGCATCAACTATGCGCGTTATGGTGAAGAGAATTTCCTGACATTCGGTGTGAAGTATCGTTTTGAATAA
- a CDS encoding response regulator transcription factor, whose protein sequence is MHAFGVIDETRLLLREDEIDYRQEIANFFRSEGYQVIAAGSATEFMHSMDAMDIASIDVSLSDADAFEVPSMLRAD, encoded by the coding sequence TTGCATGCATTTGGCGTCATCGACGAAACAAGATTGTTGTTACGGGAAGATGAAATCGATTACCGGCAAGAGATTGCCAATTTTTTTAGGAGTGAGGGATATCAAGTGATAGCAGCAGGAAGTGCTACCGAATTTATGCACTCAATGGATGCAATGGATATTGCATCGATCGATGTCAGCCTTTCTGATGCAGATGCTTTCGAAGTACCGAGCATGCTGCGTGCAGACTGA
- a CDS encoding chemotaxis protein CheW translates to MAQILNIQGITEVLAFRLGSEEYGINILKVQEIRGYDAVTKIANAPDYIKGVINLRGIIVPIIDMRIKFNLGLPTYDQFTVVIILHIENRTVGLVVDSVSDVLTLTADQIKPPPAIGTTLDTDYLIGLASISDRMLILADVSKLITSSDIAHAENMAA, encoded by the coding sequence ATGGCACAGATTCTCAATATTCAAGGTATTACGGAAGTATTGGCATTCAGACTTGGCAGTGAAGAATATGGAATCAATATTCTGAAAGTGCAAGAAATACGCGGCTACGATGCAGTAACAAAAATTGCCAATGCACCTGACTACATCAAGGGTGTGATCAATCTGCGCGGCATCATCGTGCCCATCATCGATATGCGCATTAAGTTCAATCTTGGCTTGCCAACGTATGACCAGTTCACGGTCGTCATCATTTTGCACATTGAAAACAGAACGGTCGGCCTGGTTGTCGATAGCGTTTCTGATGTGCTTACGCTTACTGCGGATCAAATCAAACCACCGCCTGCGATAGGGACTACGTTGGATACCGACTATCTGATAGGTCTGGCCTCCATCAGTGATCGCATGTTGATTCTGGCTGATGTCAGCAAGTTGATTACTTCTTCTGATATCGCACACGCTGAAAACATGGCGGCATAA
- a CDS encoding methyl-accepting chemotaxis protein, with product MKFNNLKIGMRIGLGFATVLVLLALVITLGLNRLSTINDTIHTITGDRYAKIVRVNSIYDEVNSIALVMRDTLLFTEQQQLAKELAQIENSKKIIDENFEVLNKTIKSPKGVEILRAALASRTTYKESQELFTKLHAEGKLEEAKALLTNPLRPQQQNYLAALKNMIVFQTGLMDSAVEAAEEQYASARMTLLALGILAIALGGLIAWLISRSITRPIGEAVKIAETVASGDLSQKIVVKTTDETGMLLSALRAMSDSLVKIVGEVRLGTDTIATASSQIASGNLDLSSRTEEQASSLEETASSMEELTSTVRQNADNARQANQLAVSASSVAEKGGAVVSQVVDTMDEINTSAKKIVDIIGVIDGIAFQTNILALNAAVEAARAGEQGRGFAVVASEVRNLAQRSAAAAKEIKMLIGDSVEKVENGSKLVEQAGATMNEVVESVKRVTDIMTEITAASQEQSAGIEQVNQAIMQMDQVTQQNASLVEEAAAAAESLQGQAANLAQVVSVFKLDGTTRIASVPTLTSRPVHTVSTLAVKGKVKQAIAAPAQKKVANGTSAAGDDWEEF from the coding sequence ATGAAATTTAATAACTTGAAAATCGGTATGCGCATCGGCTTGGGCTTCGCAACAGTATTGGTATTGTTGGCGCTGGTGATTACCCTTGGACTCAACCGCTTATCGACGATAAACGACACAATTCATACGATTACCGGTGATCGATATGCAAAGATCGTGCGTGTAAATAGTATCTATGACGAAGTCAATTCCATTGCGCTCGTCATGCGCGATACCTTGCTATTCACGGAACAGCAACAACTGGCCAAAGAATTGGCGCAGATAGAAAATTCCAAAAAGATCATCGATGAAAATTTCGAGGTCTTGAACAAGACGATCAAGAGTCCAAAAGGCGTCGAGATATTGCGCGCTGCTCTGGCTTCCCGCACAACATATAAAGAATCACAGGAACTGTTCACCAAGCTGCATGCAGAAGGCAAGCTGGAGGAAGCCAAAGCCTTGTTGACCAATCCATTGCGTCCGCAGCAACAGAATTATCTGGCTGCATTGAAAAACATGATTGTTTTTCAAACAGGTTTGATGGATAGCGCGGTAGAAGCTGCAGAAGAACAATATGCTTCTGCGCGCATGACTTTGCTGGCGCTGGGTATATTGGCGATTGCATTGGGTGGGCTCATTGCATGGTTGATTTCACGCAGCATCACCCGTCCTATCGGTGAAGCAGTCAAAATTGCAGAAACTGTTGCGAGTGGCGACTTGAGTCAGAAAATCGTAGTGAAGACGACAGATGAAACCGGTATGTTGCTGAGCGCATTGAGAGCGATGAGCGATAGTTTGGTAAAAATTGTCGGCGAAGTCCGTCTTGGCACGGATACGATTGCTACCGCCTCCAGCCAGATTGCTTCCGGCAATCTGGATTTGTCTTCCCGCACAGAAGAACAGGCCAGCTCGCTGGAAGAGACCGCATCGTCGATGGAAGAGCTGACCTCTACCGTCAGGCAGAATGCCGACAATGCACGCCAGGCCAATCAACTTGCTGTATCTGCTTCCAGCGTTGCAGAAAAGGGCGGGGCAGTTGTATCGCAAGTGGTCGACACGATGGATGAGATCAATACTTCTGCGAAAAAAATAGTCGACATCATCGGTGTGATTGACGGCATTGCTTTCCAAACCAATATTCTGGCCTTGAACGCAGCGGTAGAAGCTGCACGCGCTGGTGAGCAAGGACGTGGTTTTGCAGTTGTAGCTTCTGAAGTACGCAACTTGGCGCAACGCTCAGCTGCGGCTGCCAAAGAAATCAAAATGTTGATCGGCGATTCAGTCGAGAAGGTAGAAAACGGCAGCAAGCTGGTAGAGCAGGCTGGTGCGACCATGAACGAAGTGGTGGAAAGCGTGAAGCGCGTGACTGACATCATGACGGAGATCACCGCTGCGAGTCAGGAACAAAGCGCAGGCATCGAGCAAGTAAATCAGGCCATCATGCAGATGGATCAAGTGACACAGCAAAATGCCTCCTTGGTAGAAGAAGCTGCCGCTGCTGCAGAATCCCTGCAAGGACAGGCGGCCAATCTGGCGCAGGTGGTGAGTGTGTTCAAACTGGATGGCACAACGAGAATCGCATCTGTGCCGACGCTCACATCGCGTCCTGTTCATACTGTTTCGACTTTGGCGGTTAAGGGTAAAGTGAAACAGGCCATTGCTGCACCTGCGCAGAAAAAAGTGGCGAATGGCACTTCAGCTGCGGGTGACGATTGGGAAGAATTCTAA
- a CDS encoding PAS domain-containing sensor histidine kinase — protein sequence MRRNTHLEDEESRHVEPDEPAGAGWNVTEPAHTQVSSPDAGMSLAHADIEQQRIGNKCALDEANALLAALFDRAPYGIVIADVDGKFIRANTAFQVMTGLSETELFNHSVESLTHQEDYLANKVLLDQLLNGERTSFEIEKRYCLNDSTIWINSFVSTIDNSKCKNRYLVAIVRDITDRKRAEREVASSQLELRSLYDRLQTIREEERIALAREVHDQLGQILSAAKIDIKLLEDDISLPNSVLSKRKISAELHSARVSLEKAIESVRRIATELRPPELDAQGLGAAIEWHSLDFERRTKIKCRVEILTGIDEPEGMIATALFRIFQEATTNVLRHAKARNVRVSLGYRGNAALLRVYDDGIGIKLTRTESARSLGIRGMHERAAALKGKVVVAAVQPRGTLVSAKIPMGKKDDGLVEGQKLTLASYAGGKM from the coding sequence TTGCGACGAAACACACATCTTGAAGATGAAGAATCCCGGCATGTGGAGCCTGATGAACCGGCAGGCGCTGGCTGGAACGTCACGGAGCCGGCACATACACAAGTGTCTTCTCCCGATGCAGGCATGAGCCTTGCACATGCAGATATTGAACAGCAGCGCATAGGAAACAAATGTGCGTTGGATGAAGCCAATGCTTTGCTCGCGGCTTTATTCGATCGTGCGCCATACGGAATCGTGATTGCCGATGTTGACGGGAAATTTATTCGTGCGAATACCGCCTTTCAGGTCATGACAGGATTGAGTGAGACTGAACTTTTTAATCACTCGGTCGAAAGTTTGACGCATCAGGAGGATTATCTTGCGAATAAGGTTTTGCTGGATCAGTTGCTCAATGGCGAGCGTACTTCGTTCGAGATCGAGAAACGTTATTGTTTGAATGACTCGACCATCTGGATTAACAGCTTTGTTTCAACCATAGATAACAGCAAATGCAAGAATCGTTATCTGGTTGCCATCGTGCGTGATATTACGGACAGAAAACGTGCAGAACGTGAAGTTGCGTCTTCGCAGCTTGAGTTGCGGTCGCTTTATGACCGTTTGCAAACCATCAGGGAAGAAGAACGGATAGCGCTGGCACGCGAAGTACATGATCAGCTCGGGCAGATATTGTCCGCCGCGAAGATTGATATCAAATTACTGGAAGACGATATTAGTCTTCCGAATTCAGTGCTATCGAAGAGGAAGATTTCGGCAGAACTCCATTCTGCTCGCGTTAGTCTTGAGAAGGCGATTGAATCGGTCAGGCGAATTGCAACGGAGCTGCGACCGCCGGAGTTGGATGCGCAAGGTTTGGGCGCGGCGATTGAATGGCACAGTCTGGATTTTGAGCGCCGGACAAAAATCAAATGCAGAGTCGAAATATTGACAGGCATAGATGAGCCTGAAGGCATGATAGCGACCGCGCTATTCCGGATATTTCAAGAGGCGACGACCAATGTGCTGCGCCATGCCAAGGCGCGCAATGTGCGTGTGAGCTTGGGATATCGCGGCAATGCAGCGCTGCTGCGCGTATATGACGATGGCATAGGTATTAAATTGACACGCACAGAAAGTGCCCGTTCGCTCGGCATACGCGGGATGCATGAGCGTGCAGCGGCGCTGAAAGGGAAAGTGGTTGTGGCAGCAGTGCAGCCTAGGGGAACGCTGGTTTCGGCAAAAATTCCGATGGGGAAAAAAGATGACGGTTTGGTCGAAGGACAGAAGTTGACATTGGCATCGTACGCTGGGGGAAAAATGTGA
- a CDS encoding response regulator: MIRVFIADDHELIRMGVKKVIRTSKDIRIVGEACNIEEMLQFVPQVKPDIVVLDINFPENDGFAGLVTLRRLFPDLPVLILSMFPEERYAIRALKAGAAGYISKAMAAEELVAAIRKVMSAGTYISPRMAEILALDYRNPGHASLHDRLASRELQIVSLLGSGKQIKQIAAELSISISTVNTYRIRIFKKMGLRSNAELIRYAVEQQLVD, encoded by the coding sequence GTGATCAGGGTTTTCATTGCGGACGATCACGAATTGATTCGCATGGGCGTGAAGAAAGTCATCCGCACATCCAAAGACATCCGCATTGTTGGTGAAGCATGCAACATCGAAGAAATGCTGCAATTTGTCCCGCAGGTAAAGCCGGATATCGTCGTGCTGGACATCAACTTCCCGGAGAACGACGGTTTTGCCGGCCTGGTGACATTGCGTCGTCTTTTTCCTGATCTGCCTGTTCTTATTCTGAGCATGTTTCCCGAAGAACGATACGCTATACGCGCATTGAAGGCTGGTGCTGCCGGTTACATCAGTAAAGCGATGGCAGCGGAAGAGTTGGTAGCGGCGATACGTAAAGTGATGTCTGCCGGGACATACATCAGTCCGCGTATGGCAGAAATTTTGGCTCTGGATTATCGCAATCCGGGTCATGCTTCTCTGCACGACAGACTGGCCAGTCGTGAGTTGCAGATCGTCTCTCTTCTTGGCTCAGGCAAGCAGATCAAGCAAATTGCGGCTGAACTTTCCATCAGCATCAGTACAGTGAATACTTACCGGATCCGCATATTCAAGAAAATGGGTTTGCGTTCCAACGCTGAGTTGATTCGCTATGCGGTTGAGCAGCAGCTGGTTGATTGA
- a CDS encoding flavin reductase family protein: protein MDSHISPVELEKAYRLINHGPTVLVSAGYKGVDNVMAAAWACALDFSPPKLTVVLDKNTKTRELVENSGTFVIQVPTAAQLQLTHQVGSKSLLTEPDKLKNADVKLFRIDGYELPFVAGCSAWLACKVIPEPHNQTSYDLFIGEVVGAWADTRVFKNGHWHFESADPDWRSLHYIAGGNFYAIGEPLIAKTDKED from the coding sequence ATGGATAGCCATATATCTCCAGTTGAACTTGAAAAAGCTTACAGACTGATTAACCACGGCCCTACGGTTCTCGTCTCTGCAGGATATAAGGGCGTAGACAACGTCATGGCGGCCGCATGGGCTTGCGCGCTGGATTTCTCGCCGCCAAAGCTGACCGTTGTCTTGGACAAAAATACGAAGACCAGAGAACTTGTAGAGAACAGCGGAACCTTCGTCATCCAGGTCCCTACTGCGGCACAACTGCAATTGACACACCAAGTGGGTAGCAAAAGCCTGCTCACAGAACCGGACAAGCTAAAGAACGCTGATGTAAAACTGTTTCGCATAGACGGTTATGAGCTGCCCTTCGTCGCGGGATGTTCGGCCTGGCTCGCATGCAAGGTGATACCCGAGCCACACAATCAAACAAGCTACGATCTGTTTATCGGCGAAGTGGTGGGCGCATGGGCCGATACGCGTGTCTTCAAGAATGGCCATTGGCACTTCGAAAGTGCTGATCCAGACTGGAGAAGTCTGCACTACATTGCCGGCGGAAATTTTTATGCGATAGGCGAGCCATTAATCGCCAAAACGGACAAGGAAGATTGA